The following proteins are co-located in the Leptolyngbya sp. 'hensonii' genome:
- a CDS encoding HAMP domain-containing sensor histidine kinase: protein MDWINLPSLLIGLGLGVVMSQLRRSNRQALVLPAPTADAAVLRLQEQLKQTELAYQMAAMMSQFKAGFLARTSHELRSPLNSLIGSHQLILSDLCDDPAEEREFIAQAHGAALKMMNLIDRILEVAKLEHGTQQMEIEPVSLLQVLQEIQQLTCLQAQNRNLRLQVVMPETEVYVLADLRRLTQVLLTLVDTPISLMQEGKITVSTIVDPTSKQVHILVEDQRPSESWQEPIDLLQHGPSERGIVGNLSSGMQLQMSQLLMELMQGRLEILATPIREALTNAEPGLTQIQCSVPLVVLEPE, encoded by the coding sequence ATGGATTGGATCAATCTCCCCTCTCTACTGATTGGCTTGGGTCTGGGAGTTGTCATGAGCCAACTGCGGCGATCGAACAGGCAGGCTCTTGTGCTTCCGGCCCCAACAGCAGATGCGGCAGTCCTACGATTGCAAGAGCAGTTAAAGCAAACTGAACTGGCCTATCAGATGGCTGCCATGATGAGCCAGTTTAAGGCTGGGTTTCTAGCCCGCACGTCCCATGAATTGAGATCGCCCCTGAATAGCTTGATTGGTTCCCATCAGTTAATTCTCTCCGACCTATGTGATGATCCGGCTGAGGAGCGGGAATTCATTGCTCAGGCCCATGGAGCAGCCCTCAAAATGATGAACCTGATCGATCGCATTTTGGAAGTTGCCAAGCTGGAGCATGGTACCCAGCAGATGGAAATCGAGCCTGTTTCATTGCTTCAGGTATTGCAGGAGATCCAGCAACTGACTTGCCTGCAGGCTCAAAATCGTAATCTGCGGCTGCAGGTTGTGATGCCAGAGACAGAAGTGTATGTCCTGGCTGATTTGCGGCGATTGACCCAGGTGCTATTGACCCTGGTTGATACGCCCATTTCCCTGATGCAGGAAGGTAAGATTACAGTTTCAACGATTGTTGATCCAACTTCGAAGCAGGTTCACATTCTCGTAGAAGACCAGCGACCCAGCGAAAGCTGGCAGGAACCGATCGATCTGCTCCAACATGGGCCATCAGAGCGAGGAATTGTGGGCAATCTCTCTTCTGGAATGCAGTTGCAGATGAGCCAGCTCCTGATGGAGTTGATGCAGGGTCGTCTGGAGATTCTGGCCACTCCGATCCGGGAGGCACTTACCAATGCTGAACCAGGTCTGACCCAAATTCAGTGTTCTGTGCCATTGGTGGTTCTGGAACCAGAATAG
- the obgE gene encoding GTPase ObgE has protein sequence MQFIDQADIQVRAGKGGDGMVAFRREKYVPAGGPSGGNGGRGGSVILVATANLQTLLDFRYNHLFKAKDGERGGPNNCTGASGEDLIIEVPCGTVVYDAEAETILGDLVTPGQVLCVAEGGKGGLGNKHFLSNRNRAPEHALPGLPGEEHLLRLELKLLAEVGIIGLPNAGKSTLISVLSAARPKIADYPFTTLVPNLGVVRKPTGDGTVFADIPGLIEGAHAGAGLGHDFLRHIERTRLLLHLVDATGEDPIGAYQTIRQELLAYGRGLADRPQILVLNKIDALDRDAGFLDEIGTQLTDLSGGPVFQISAVAQMGLEPLLQALWLKLEQMDLLEASWKEPLSGVTG, from the coding sequence ATGCAGTTTATTGATCAGGCAGATATTCAGGTCAGAGCAGGGAAGGGCGGGGATGGTATGGTTGCCTTTCGCCGTGAGAAGTATGTTCCTGCTGGGGGACCTTCGGGGGGAAATGGGGGCAGGGGAGGTTCTGTCATCCTGGTGGCAACTGCAAATCTGCAAACGCTGTTGGATTTTCGATACAACCATCTCTTCAAAGCCAAGGATGGAGAACGGGGGGGGCCTAATAATTGCACTGGCGCGTCTGGGGAGGATTTGATCATTGAAGTCCCTTGCGGCACGGTTGTTTATGATGCCGAGGCGGAAACGATTCTGGGGGATCTGGTGACCCCCGGTCAGGTATTGTGTGTGGCTGAAGGGGGCAAAGGTGGCTTGGGTAACAAGCACTTTCTCAGCAATCGCAACCGGGCTCCCGAACATGCACTGCCCGGTCTCCCTGGAGAAGAGCATCTGCTGCGGTTGGAGTTGAAACTGCTGGCAGAAGTGGGAATTATTGGCCTCCCCAATGCCGGGAAGTCTACGCTGATTTCAGTGCTGTCGGCAGCGCGCCCCAAGATTGCCGACTATCCCTTTACGACCCTGGTGCCTAATCTGGGGGTGGTTCGGAAGCCAACGGGAGATGGTACGGTTTTTGCCGATATTCCAGGTTTGATCGAAGGGGCTCATGCCGGGGCTGGCCTGGGGCATGATTTTCTGCGTCATATTGAACGCACCCGTCTGCTGTTGCACCTGGTAGATGCTACAGGGGAAGACCCGATCGGCGCTTATCAGACGATTCGGCAAGAGTTGCTGGCCTATGGTCGAGGATTGGCCGATCGGCCTCAAATTCTTGTCCTGAACAAAATTGACGCCCTCGATCGGGATGCGGGCTTTCTGGATGAGATCGGGACTCAACTGACTGATCTGAGTGGGGGACCGGTGTTTCAGATCTCGGCAGTGGCTCAGATGGGCCTGGAGCCTCTCCTGCAAGCCCTTTGGCTAAAGCTGGAGCAAATGGATCTGCTGGAAGCGAGTTGGAAAGAACCGCTCAGTGGGGTGACGGGGTGA
- a CDS encoding class I SAM-dependent methyltransferase produces MSNKTLGLGQDLYDYLLSVSLRESEILAQLRQETARLPGAIMQITPDQGQFLGLLVRLIGGKKALEVGVFTGYSSLSIALALPADGQLIACDVDPDCTAIARRYWQAAGVADKIDLRIAPALTTLDQLLATGQAGSFDFAFIDADKQNYENYYERALQLIRPGGVIAVDNVLWSGRVADPADGDKRTPIIRAFNQKLYRDERVDLSLLPIADGLTLALKR; encoded by the coding sequence ATGTCCAATAAAACGCTGGGTTTGGGTCAAGACCTTTACGACTATCTGTTGTCTGTGTCCCTGCGGGAATCGGAAATTCTGGCCCAACTGCGGCAAGAAACAGCCCGTCTGCCAGGAGCCATCATGCAGATCACCCCGGATCAGGGTCAGTTTCTGGGTTTGCTGGTGCGGCTGATCGGGGGGAAGAAGGCTCTGGAAGTGGGCGTCTTCACGGGCTACAGTTCTCTCTCGATCGCTCTGGCTTTGCCTGCTGATGGCCAACTCATTGCCTGTGATGTTGATCCAGACTGTACTGCGATCGCCCGTCGCTACTGGCAGGCTGCTGGTGTGGCTGACAAAATTGATTTGCGCATTGCACCGGCTCTGACTACCCTGGATCAATTGCTGGCTACTGGGCAAGCCGGCAGCTTTGATTTTGCTTTCATTGATGCGGACAAGCAGAACTATGAAAACTACTATGAGCGAGCCCTGCAGCTTATCCGCCCTGGTGGGGTGATTGCGGTAGATAATGTGCTTTGGTCTGGTCGCGTTGCCGATCCTGCCGATGGGGATAAACGGACCCCAATCATTCGAGCCTTTAATCAAAAGTTGTACCGGGATGAGCGCGTTGATTTGAGTCTGCTGCCGATCGCGGATGGATTGACGCTGGCCCTGAAACGATAG
- the dxs gene encoding 1-deoxy-D-xylulose-5-phosphate synthase, with product MHLSELTHPNQLHGLSIHQLQQIAHQIREKHLQTVAASGGHLGPGLGVVELTLALYQTLDLDRDKVIWDVGHQAYPHKLITGRYHNFHTLRQRNGVAGYLKRCESPFDHFGAGHASTSISAGLGMALARDAQGENFKVVAVIGDGALTGGMALEAINHAGHLPKTKLLVVLNDNEMSISPNVGALSRYLNKMRLSPPVQFISDNIKEQVKNIPFVGESLSPELGRLREGMKRLAVSKVGAVFEELGFTYIGPVDGHNLEELIATFQQAHQHPGPVLVHVSTVKGKGYAIAEEDQVGYHAQSPFNLATGKANPSSKPKPPSYSKVFGDTLTKIAENNPRVIGITAAMATGTGLDILQAKLPKQYIDVGIAEQHAVTMAAGMACEGIRPVVTIYSTFLQRAYDQIIHDVCIQNLPVFFCMDRAGIVGADGPTHQGMYDIAYLRCIPNMVLMAPKDEAELQRMLITGIKHTDGPIAMRYPRGNGHGVPLMAEGWEPLPIGKGEVLRQGDNILLIGFGSMVYPSMQVAEILSEHGIEATVINARFAKPLDMELIAPLAQQIGRVVTLEEGCLPGGFGSAVAEALLDRDILVPITRIGIPDQLVDHATPDESKAELGLTSPQIAERLLKLFSNQAPTTTSSMAIG from the coding sequence ATGCATTTGAGTGAATTGACCCATCCGAACCAACTGCATGGTCTGTCGATTCATCAGCTTCAGCAAATCGCCCATCAAATTCGTGAGAAGCATTTGCAGACTGTGGCAGCCAGTGGTGGGCATTTGGGTCCCGGATTGGGGGTAGTGGAACTGACTCTGGCCCTCTACCAGACGCTTGACCTCGATCGGGACAAGGTCATTTGGGATGTAGGTCACCAGGCTTATCCTCACAAGCTCATTACCGGGCGTTACCACAACTTCCATACCCTGCGACAGCGGAACGGAGTAGCTGGTTATCTGAAGCGCTGTGAAAGTCCGTTCGATCACTTTGGTGCCGGACATGCTTCCACCAGCATCTCTGCCGGTTTAGGCATGGCCCTGGCCCGGGATGCCCAGGGCGAGAATTTTAAAGTCGTGGCTGTGATTGGAGATGGCGCACTCACCGGTGGCATGGCTCTGGAAGCCATCAACCATGCAGGGCACCTGCCCAAAACAAAACTTCTGGTTGTCTTGAATGACAACGAAATGTCCATTTCACCCAACGTGGGAGCCCTGTCGCGCTACTTGAACAAAATGCGCTTGAGTCCTCCCGTCCAGTTCATCTCAGACAACATCAAAGAACAGGTTAAAAATATTCCCTTTGTGGGGGAATCCCTCTCACCGGAACTGGGTCGTCTACGGGAAGGGATGAAGCGATTGGCGGTTTCCAAAGTTGGTGCCGTATTTGAGGAACTGGGCTTTACCTACATTGGCCCAGTCGATGGTCACAATCTGGAAGAACTCATTGCCACATTCCAGCAGGCTCATCAGCACCCAGGTCCAGTCCTGGTACATGTTTCCACCGTTAAAGGCAAGGGATATGCGATCGCTGAAGAAGATCAGGTTGGCTATCACGCCCAATCTCCCTTCAATCTGGCTACTGGGAAGGCAAATCCTTCCAGCAAACCCAAGCCGCCCAGCTACTCCAAGGTCTTTGGCGATACGCTGACAAAAATCGCTGAAAACAATCCCAGAGTCATCGGGATTACTGCTGCTATGGCCACAGGCACAGGGCTGGATATTCTGCAGGCAAAACTCCCCAAACAGTACATTGATGTCGGTATTGCCGAGCAGCACGCCGTGACCATGGCTGCCGGAATGGCCTGTGAAGGCATCCGTCCCGTAGTGACCATTTACTCCACCTTTCTCCAGCGGGCCTATGACCAGATCATTCACGATGTCTGCATTCAAAACCTGCCCGTCTTCTTTTGCATGGACCGGGCTGGCATTGTGGGGGCAGATGGCCCCACCCACCAGGGGATGTATGACATTGCCTACCTGCGGTGCATTCCCAACATGGTTTTGATGGCTCCGAAGGACGAGGCTGAATTGCAACGTATGTTAATCACAGGCATCAAGCACACGGATGGCCCGATCGCAATGCGTTACCCCAGGGGGAATGGCCACGGAGTGCCGCTGATGGCAGAAGGCTGGGAACCCCTACCGATCGGAAAAGGAGAAGTGTTACGCCAGGGAGATAACATCCTGCTAATTGGCTTTGGCTCTATGGTTTACCCATCCATGCAGGTCGCTGAGATCTTGAGCGAACACGGGATTGAAGCCACCGTGATTAACGCTCGCTTTGCCAAGCCGCTAGACATGGAATTGATCGCGCCGCTGGCCCAGCAGATCGGTCGGGTTGTCACCCTGGAAGAAGGGTGTCTGCCTGGAGGATTCGGGTCTGCCGTTGCCGAAGCCCTGCTCGATCGGGACATTCTCGTCCCAATCACTCGGATTGGCATCCCCGATCAACTGGTCGATCATGCCACGCCCGACGAGTCCAAAGCAGAATTAGGGTTAACCAGTCCCCAGATTGCAGAACGGTTGTTGAAACTGTTTTCCAATCAGGCCCCAACTACCACCAGTTCCATGGCGATCGGATAG
- a CDS encoding endonuclease/exonuclease/phosphatase family protein gives MLTLLFWNLNHRPIAEHIINLAVLHEVDILILAERAEQSIPAGELLEQLNLHSSTLYHFPFSNCQKITLFCRFPREFIQAIYERDRLTIRRIMLPAQLELLLVATHLPSRLHTDQDSQRGGFYELSREIREAEERVNHSNTILIGDLNANPFDSGTVSATGLHATMTKTVAQRGTRTVEQRQYPFFYNPMWSQMGDESPGPSGTYYYDKSGDVCYFWNMFDQVMLRPTLLDRFPQEGVKVLTGCGSVNFLDSKGRPNTKIASDHLPVLLKLHV, from the coding sequence ATGCTGACTTTATTATTTTGGAATTTAAACCATCGTCCCATTGCTGAGCACATTATCAATCTTGCGGTTCTGCATGAAGTCGATATTCTGATTTTGGCTGAACGAGCCGAACAGAGTATCCCAGCAGGCGAGCTGCTGGAGCAACTTAATCTGCACTCGTCAACGCTATATCACTTTCCCTTTAGTAATTGCCAGAAGATCACTCTTTTCTGTCGCTTCCCGCGTGAGTTTATTCAAGCTATTTATGAGAGGGACCGATTGACGATTCGAAGAATTATGTTACCTGCACAATTAGAACTGCTGCTAGTTGCCACGCACTTACCCAGCCGCCTCCACACGGATCAAGATAGCCAAAGAGGAGGGTTCTATGAGCTATCCAGGGAAATTCGTGAGGCTGAGGAAAGAGTGAATCATAGCAATACGATTTTGATAGGAGATTTAAACGCCAATCCTTTTGATTCGGGGACCGTATCAGCGACAGGACTCCATGCGACCATGACCAAGACTGTAGCTCAACGAGGGACTCGGACCGTTGAACAACGGCAATACCCTTTCTTCTACAATCCCATGTGGAGTCAGATGGGAGATGAGAGCCCAGGACCATCGGGAACGTACTACTACGATAAATCAGGTGATGTTTGTTATTTTTGGAATATGTTCGATCAGGTGATGCTTCGACCAACGTTGCTGGATCGATTTCCTCAGGAAGGAGTTAAGGTTCTGACTGGATGCGGAAGCGTTAATTTCTTAGATTCTAAGGGTAGACCAAATACGAAGATTGCTTCTGATCACCTTCCTGTTTTACTGAAGCTCCATGTGTAA